One stretch of Zhihengliuella flava DNA includes these proteins:
- a CDS encoding helix-turn-helix domain-containing protein gives MKREPGATALTRATSHPALAEDDAAALAAALGSSDDFTVFVDGTSVRLPADGAAAVLDVLRRLAAGDSVTVTTAEAWLNTSQAARMAGVSNTYMRNLTDSGAIGVHYRGTHRRIRPEDVQAWVDARAAAAHDAEEADG, from the coding sequence CGCGCCACGAGCCACCCGGCCTTGGCGGAGGACGACGCCGCCGCCCTGGCCGCCGCACTCGGCTCCAGTGACGATTTCACCGTCTTTGTAGATGGAACCTCCGTGCGCTTGCCGGCCGACGGCGCGGCGGCGGTCCTCGACGTACTGCGCCGCCTTGCCGCGGGCGATTCGGTCACCGTGACCACCGCCGAAGCGTGGCTGAACACGTCCCAAGCGGCGCGCATGGCCGGGGTCTCCAACACGTACATGCGGAATCTGACCGATTCCGGGGCCATCGGCGTGCACTACCGGGGCACGCACCGGCGGATCCGTCCGGAGGACGTCCAGGCGTGGGTTGACGCCCGCGCCGCCGCCGCACACGATGCCGAAGAAGCGGACGGCTAA